A region of Plasmodium falciparum 3D7 genome assembly, chromosome: 12 DNA encodes the following proteins:
- a CDS encoding V-type K+-independent H+-translocating inorganic pyrophosphatase → MVMLPLHENSSTIRKKYKKNNKFFGGETSVKNFLERYSFTNKKDNKKNEKGTKLNILKYMKLYMQKPVKHRITFNIIVFTLFLVIIYIFYHKIENIKTVFLISLTLYSLYFLLFSLYMLSTILNDEYGDYNTLKKYDMTNNIYMNDNELNLINDKNDVQQINNSQNNNDNYVHQMTNDHNIQKKEIKKEYEKLKYDNHNNNENNLINPYNLEQNNQTFNQHISNEYEKNNINLIHTKNTNNDNKGDMKNEIGTNEGYEISSFDSIGIPIKEGSEGFFTVQYNSIFKISIVFTLLILSLYIIRGEDTKLPQGDNQMTDMMNNNNNNNNNNNNNSSSSNGTIIISSYAYGIITAISFLLGALCSSIAGYNGIYVAVRANVKVAKAATYSYKKALITCFRSGAVSAIVNVALAIFGICSLLLLVNILYPTLAFSKYPLLIVGYGFGASLVAMLYQLAGGIYTKAADIGADLVGKVEKHIPEDDPRNPAVIADLVGDNVGDCAGQCADLFESICAEIIASMILGGNLSENGIISEQTASYFVLFPLFVHSMDLLISTIGIYLVSVKNNNEPFSTLNLECNTKIIDKKDINYFNNINSNMHVEESAMQPLNNNNKEESDLLYAKYDCDVTSEQLENPLKAMLKAYFFTCSLGVVGFSFLCKLLFSLDNAKNAWIYFSFCGFIGMACSYLFVILTRYYTDYSYPKVKKIAHASLSGSATNIIAGLYVGLESTFFPVIVISISLLLSYYLGLKSNITGDHNIINGLYGTSVATMGMLSTAVFILSMSNFGPIADNAGGIVEMCKQPKYVRVITDKLDAVGNVTKANTKGFSVGSAALACFLLFSAFLSEVSVHSKMPFSTVDIAIPEVFIGGILGSVVVFLFAGWSLDAVGKTAEEVLKEVRRQFNEHPGILTYKEKPDYHTCVAIISKRALIETIKPGLLGVLSPIIVGLIFKQLGILQNNQLLGAQAMASFIMFSTSTGILMALFLNNAGGAWDNAKKYIESGYYGGKNSQAHVSSVIGDTVGDPCKDTAGPSIHVLIKLISTITMVITPLIASTTTKSVYS, encoded by the exons ATGGTAATGCTACCACTTCATGAAAATAGTTCAACTatcagaaaaaaatataagaagaataataaatttttcgGAGGTGAAACATCTGTAAAGAATTTTTTGGAAAGATATTcttttacaaataaaaaagacaataaaaaaaatgagaaaggaacaaaattaaatattctaaaatatatgaaattatatatgcaaAAACCTGTAAAACATCGTAtaacatttaatataattgtatTCACGTTGTTTttagttataatatatattttttatcacaaaattgaaaatattaaaacagTATTCTTAATAAGTTTAACATTATACAGTTtgtatttcttattattttctctTTATATGTTAAGTActatattaaatgatgaaTATGGGGATTATAATACattgaaaaaatatgatatgactaacaatatatacatgAATGACAACgaattaaatttaataaatgataaaaatgatgttcaacaaataaacaattcacaaaataataatgataattatgtaCATCAAATGACTAATGACcataatattcaaaaaaaagaaataaagaaagaatatgaaaaattaaaatatgataatcataataataatgaaaataatctTATAAATCCATATAATTTAGAACAAAATAATCAAACTTTCAATCAGCATATTTCGaatgaatatgaaaaaaataatataaatcttATTCACACTAAAAATACAaacaatgataataaaggagatatgaaaaatgaaattgGAACAAATGAAGGGTATGAAATTTCTTCTTTTGATAGTATAGGAATACCAATAAAAGAAGGATCGGAAGGATTTTTTACAGTTCAGTATAAttctatatttaaaatatccatagtttttactttattaattttatctttatatattataagagGTGAAGATACCAAATTACCCCAAGGAGATAATCAAATGACTGATATGAtgaacaacaacaacaacaacaacaataataataataataatagtagtagtagtaatggtactattattatttcgtCATATGCTTATGGTATTATAACTGCCATATCTTTCCTATTAGGTGCCCTGTGTAGTTCCATTGCAGGATATAATGGTATATATGTTGCTGTACGTGCTAATGTAAAAGTTGCTAAAGCAGCCACCTATTCATATAAGAAAGCTTTAATAACATGCTTTAGAAGCGGTGCTGTTAGTGCTATCGTTAATGTTGCACTTGCTATTTTTGGTATATGCTCACTCTTATTATTAGTTAATATCCTATATCCAACTTTAGCCTTTTCTAAATATCCTTTATTAATTGTTGGATATGGATTCGGAGCTTCCCTAGTTGCTATGCTCTATCAACTAGCTGGTGGTATCTATACCAAAGCTGCCGATATTGGAGCTGATCTAGTAGGAAAAGTTGAAAAACATATACCTGAAGATGATCCTAGAAACCCAGCTGTCATAGCTGATCTAGTTGGTGATAATGTTGGAGATTGTGCAGGACAATGTGCTGATTTATTTGAATCCATATGTGCTGAAATTATTGCATCCATGATACTAGGGGGAAATTTATCAGAAAATGGAATAATATCCGAACAGACAGCTAGCTATTTTGTTCTATTCCCATTATTTGTACATTCTATGGATTTGCTTATATCAACAATTGGTATCTACTTAGTATCtgttaaaaataacaatGAACCCTTTTCTACATTAAATTTGGAATGTAACACGAAAATTATAGATAAAAAAGACATAAactattttaataatataaattcaaaTATGCATGTAGAAGAATCAGCAATGCAACctcttaataataataataaagaagaatctgatttattatatgcaAAATATGATTGTGATGTTACATCGGAACAATTAGAAAATCCTTTAAAAGCAATGTTGAaagcatatttttttacgTGCTCACTTGGAGTTGTgggattttcatttttatgtaaacTTCTTTTTTCATTAGATAATGCAAAAAATGCAtggatatatttttctttttgtggATTTATTGGTATGGCATgttcttatttatttgttattttgaCAAGATACTATACAGATTATTCATATCCaaaagttaaaaaaataGCTCATGCTTCTTTAAGTGGATCTGCAACCAATATAATAGCAGGTTTGTATGTAGGATTAGAATCTACTTTTTTCCCAGTCATTGTAATATctatatcattattgttatcttATTATTTAGGATTAAAGAGTAATATAACAGGAGATcacaatattataaatggTCTATATGGTACATCTGTTGCAACAATGGGTATGCTTTCAACAGCTGTTTTCATTCTCAGTATGTCAAATTTTGGTCCAATAGCTGACAATGCAGGAGGTATAGTAGAAATGTGTAAACAACCGAAATATGTACGTGTTATAACAGATAAACTAGATGCCGTTGGTAATGTAACAAAAGCTAACACAAAAGGATTTAGTGTAGGTTCGGCTGCACTTGCATGCTTTCTCCTTTTTTCAGCTTTTCTAAGTGAAGTGTCAGTACATTCAAAAATGCCATTTTCAACAGTTGATATTGCTATCCCAGAAGTTTTTATTGGTGGTATATTAGGATCAGTagttgtttttctttttgcaGGATGGTCCTTAGATGCAGTAGGAAAAACAGCTGAAGAAGTTTTGAAAGAAGTTAGGAGACAATTTAATGAACATCCAGGAATTTTaacatataaagaaaaaccaGATTATCATACATGTGTTGCAATTATTAGTAAAAGAGCATTAATCGAAACAATAAAACCTGGACTTTTAGGTGTGCTTTCTCCAATTATTGTTGGTTTAATATTTAAGCAATTAggaatattacaaaataatcaACTTTTAGGAGCACAAGCAATGGCTTCCTTTATTATGTTCTCTACCTCCACCGGTATACTTATGGCACTATTTCTAAATAATGCAGGAGGAGCATGGGATAAtgctaaaaaatatattgaatcGGGTTATTATGGAGGAAAAAATAGTCAAGCACATGTATCTAGTGTAATTGGAGATACTGTTGGTGATCCATGTAAAGATACTGCTGGACCATCTATTCATGTTCTCATAAAACTTATATCTACTATAACAAtg gtGATAACTCCATTAATTGCATCTACTACAACAAAGAGTGTCTATTCATGA
- a CDS encoding PIH1 domain-containing protein, putative yields the protein MRDIYSKYLERVKRNIHFADQKSQDTSHSKTNVIRIRPIKGYVIKTYEKNGDKVYINICFSRLIPDFHLKTFPHLYNEEGLRIPISIGEEKKKQDRKGRKYRTYDIVLNNRVVSECLRNVKIKTIVAELVLEAVKNKYKLDLCTNLFLFPDHKYKGNHPDDHYIKYDQQHKIREVEEEHNTFFTDKDLDAYEFMKNYIDKHDDSVEKNHVNGYGYLKEHREAEALASKLIVTKPDWDMWFIPPKLLEDLKQGVKRFFIPYIRIFPLKGVINGLDFKPPNDKVNKEKHLVDTHKKRQILKSFFEEYNVELDDEFLKYQDIIKTVCVFQIPLHFFALLKKTIEYDIDKYNNLIPEIIELWISDDCLYIQFKKSPYFPDEKNPPCKSFSIRFPYYYDTSKAIAQFLYEFNLLNVIVPVSKLSSESLVFHDNKEDSDFSDKTFIQPDEASVTSIL from the exons atgagggATATATACTCTAAATACCTAGAGAGAGTCAAAAGGAATATCCACTTTGCTGATCAAAAATCACAAGATACATCCCACAGTAAGACAAATGTCATAAGAATAAGACCAATAAAAGGCTATGTTATAAAGACATATGAGAAAAATGGAGATAAGGTATATATCAACATCTGCTTCTCCAGGTTGATTCCAGATTTCCATCTAAAGACATTTCcgcatttatataatgaagaagGATTAAGGATACCTATAAGTATAGgtgaagaaaagaaaaaacaagaCAGGAAAGGAAGAAAATACCGAACTTATGATATAGTCCTAAATAATAGAGTTGTTTCTGAATGTTTAAGAAAtgtgaaaataaaaacaatagtTGCTGAATTAGTTCTAGAAGCTGTCAAAAATAAGTACAAATTAGATTTATGTACTAATTTGTTTCTTTTCCCCGATCACAAATATAAAG gtAATCACCCAGATGATCActacataaaatatgatcAACAACACAAAATTAGAGAAGTTGAAGAGGAACATAATACGTTTTTTACCGATAAGGATTTAGATGCTTATGAGTtcatgaaaaattatatcgACAAACATGATGATTCGGTTGAAAAAAATCATGTTAATGGATATGGATATCTTAAAGAACATCGTGAAGCAGAAGCTTTAGCAAGTAAATTGATCGTCACGAAACCTGATTGGGATATGTGGTTTATTCCTCCAAAATTGTTAGAAGATCTGAAGCAAGGTGTGAAAAGATTTTTTATACCTTATATACGTATATTTCCATTGAAAGGTGTTATAAATGGTTTGGATTTTAAACCTCCTAATGATAAAGTTAATAAAGAAAAGCATTTAGTGGacacacataaaaaaaggCAAATATTAAAATCTTTTTTTGAAGAATATAATGTTGAACTAGATGATGAATTCTTAAAGTATCAggatattattaaaacaGTGTGTGTTTTCCAGATACCCCTTCATTTTTTTGCTCTTCTTAAGAAAACAATTGAATATGATATtgacaaatataataatttaatccCTGAAATAATAGAGCTTTGGATTTCTGACGActgtttatatattcaatttAAGAA GTCCCCTTATTTCCCAGATGAAAAAAACCCACCTTGCAAAAGTTTCTCTATACGTTTTCCATATTACTATGATACGTCTAAAGCAATTGcacaatttttatatgagTTTAATCTCTTAAACGTTATAGTACCAGTAAGCAAGTTGAGCAGTGAATCACTTGTATTTCATGATAACAAAGAAGATAGTGATTTCAGCGATAAAACATTCATTCAACCTGATGAAGCAAGTGTTACATCTATattgtaa